The Gigantopelta aegis isolate Gae_Host chromosome 9, Gae_host_genome, whole genome shotgun sequence genomic sequence tttaaatgtgtttctgatcgtcccaGTATTGTACCAGCTGAAACTTCATTTCgtttcccaatatatatatattttttgcacgTACAAAATTGTTAggagacgaaatccagtttgggctacataCAAACAATAGGACAGcaagaaacactgaatatacagacacctatattctaaagaagaaataatatttagtatgtaattttagttgttaaaatcgtttattaatcggaacatcttacaatggcaacaaactagggactgtccctttaaatggctTCCCATAGTCTAAGTTAGAGGAGCAATGAATCACTCctcgttttgtttcttcatgtCGAGGTCTGTTGTTCCAATTCGTTTTGTACTGCTACCTCACTTATTTCAGGCTAGGGCAATCCATAAAATACGTATGTACAAAATctgggattttttgtttttaaccccTCCTCCTTTTGTAAATTTGATTATTACCATCCTCTCCTCATTTATGGGCATACTGAAAAGTACATTGAGTATAATTTGGAGCTTGGAATGCATATATTTTacatcaaaaataataataaaagtttggCTATGTATAGCTATGGTATTCTAACGTAATCGTCCACCTAGGTCTCAGTTTGCTTGAATTTCTTTTAAGCTTGCTttctgaggatatgtaagaaatataccATGCTtatgtctgttagataccatacATCTTActattagtgtttaaaaatgtataaaactaATTTACGTTTATTAGGTACATTTTGAAAGAACCCATTCAttgtaatgacaccattagcgcaccttgatttataaatcattggcaagtggatgtcaaacatttaactcttaatcttcagaggaaatctgccacattttttcaattagcagcaaaggatctttttttTCAGACAGCCAACTGTTacaacaaagttggccaactcgaaatggttgcgttgtaatttcctcaTCTCCCGACaggtgtgctcagattaacaatcAACAGGTTATATGACAAGAATCGAGtagtaagagcgctcagactagcaactggatggtcgtagaagttgtgacagcagaaagttagCCAACGTTGTTGTGGCAGTTGGCAGTCTGAGCCTAGCGTAAGACTAGAACTTGAGCTAAAACCCTGCAGCAACAGCTGCGGCTGAAACCATCAGGGCATCCAGTTAGGTAACAGGTGAACATGGCCCATGTCCTTGTGATGGTGATTGGGGTCCCCAGGAATCTGAAAACAGTCCACCGGGTGTGCCCCTATTGTTCTGTTGTACAGATTTAAACTGAAGTCTGTGCAGCCCAGCAGCTGGCTCTTGTGTTCGTGGTTAGCATTCACTTTGAAAGTCATGTTGAAGAAGTGTATACAAATATCAGCTACTTTAGGATGGGAGCCCAAACACAGAAGAGGGGGATCCACAGCTGAAATAATGAAGAAAAATATGAATCAttagacaatttttttttattttaaagagtaaATTCAACTTCATGACAGaaaaagcattttgagagtactgcgaAAGCTATATAATAATCACAACTCTGACAAAAATGGgcaaatcaccatgaaagttgaACTTCATCTGTAACTATGTATGTGATAaagttataaacaaaatgtcagGTTGTATTGGATGGAGACTAAAAACAGGGACTGATGATAATGTGCCTCTGTTGGTGGTGGGTATACAAAAACCAATTGCCTCATGAACTCCATCCAACCATCACCAATTCTTGCAATAACTCAACATCTGGATACTGAATCAGGACAAAACGATCAATGGTATAGTGAGTCTTTATTAACATatttccattttgtttcataCAGGAATAACAATGTCATCCTTgttttgaaatgaaatttaaaatgtttaacataagGTTTTTTAAGGTGCTTTGCAGCACTTACATGAAGCCaaaagtaggaataacactttttactaattattgggaatacaaagtatacagtacAATCAATTTAAAACATAGTTAACAATTTTGTCACAAAGTTAAGCTTTATGGTCAGGGATGAACTTTCAAATTCTTCAGTTCGCCAAAGAACAGTTAATTGTTAACAAACTTGGATAATGAATCATGCTGTTAACATGTACCTGGTAGGCtacctttttaaaaagtggCGAGAAACCTTTTAATTTCAATCTGCCATTTATCacatacatctacatgtatataggtcaGTAGACTAGAAATTTCTTACCTGAAATTAGTTTTTTGTATATTAAAGTTCCATTAAGCTGGATTTCTAAATCCATTTCCTGAAAAAACAGTATAaagtttaacatacatgtatacaagcaTCATAAATTAacacttaatttttttatgtagaACACAATTATATCCAAAATCTAAtttcagaagaaaaaaccctaattttaaaacacaatatatttcataaaagtCATTGAAACTTATACCATATAAATTCTTATTTAAAACTTTTGAAATTAAAtgctgaaatatttttttaaattttacattttaaattcagACAACAATCCAGTTTATTTCCTGCAAATGAACTATGCAAAACCACAGAGATGAATTCAgaataaaataactgaaaaataaCATCCCTGATTAAAATCCATGGCTTGAACTTAGTGATGGCAATTGCCTAAGATGCAATTATCAACCTCCATAGGTCAGGGGTATTACCAATGAAAACACATTACTTGTATTACCATTGGTTGAGAagataattttttctttttaagttatatttgtaagcaggctcaaaattgccatccaGGTACTTCAACTACTAAGTTGAGCATTTTGgctataacaaaaacatttttaaattgcagTAAAAATCCTAAAAATCTGTTAATTCTATATAGTGAACGTACCTGTGATTTTGAAAGGAATGTAAAATTGGAGCAAACTGTAGTATAGAGATGCAGTCTTTTATTTGAAATACGagcacaacacacacagtagCGCTCCCAACAGTCACAGTAACCAGTGTGGAATGGCATGGTGTACGTAAAATTTGCTGTACGATTTTTAGTGCTCGATAACGTAGGACCTTTTAAATCCAATGGCTGCAGTTTATTAAGAAACTCCGTGTCTTTCATAATTTCACCAATATCATCAAATGATATGCTCAGATTCCACCGGAGTGGTTCAAACAAAAACCTCGGTGGAGTCTTTTGTCTGATGATGCCCAGAACTGCCAGATGCTctagtgttttatttttcactttctCTCCGActtcaattgttttgtttttcatcttcTTTCCTATCTCCAAAGTCTTGTTCTTAATATGCAAACCTATCTGCAAAATGTTATTCAAATTGCTTTCTTCTTCCTTGGCACTTGTCACCAGTGTCTTTTTTGTTGTGATGGTTTTAGAAACCTCCTGTACATGCACATTTTTAACAGATTTGTCCTCATTGTTGTGGGGAATGTTTGGAGGTTCCTGCAGTACCAGATGTTTGTTATCTACAGTCACTGCTGCATACACGTACGGCTTAGTTGACTGCCTAATAACATGCTTCATAGAGATACGCCGAGATTCTGATCCTCcataattttcataaataatatcagatttatctgaaatgaacaaaacgaaacacattatggttttaaaagttaaagtttgttttgtttaatgatatcactagagctcaatgacttattaatcatcgactattggatgtcaaatatttggtaattctgacttgtagtcaaaagaaaaaacctgctacatttttcctaatgcagaaaaggatcttttatatgcactttcccacagacaggaaatcacataccacagcctttgtccagttggaATTAGAAAAACCCAACCAGTTGGATCCTGTGATGctagcacctcaagcgagcactcaaccgactgagctaaataaaTCCTGCCCCCTCAACATTTTTGTAAGAGTTGTTTTCTTGTTATATCCAAAACACTTgcacttttctttttctgtaaAACGAAACTGAAATTATCATTGTTCATGAAGGCTGGCAAGGactatattaattaatgaactgtattataaacaagaaaactataataattatatttattgtgggGGCAAATCGGCTCACTTTTAGGGTAAAACAACTCAGTATGAATAAGATTTAGGACAAACCAACCCTGGGTGAACGGGACTTTGGGTGACACAACACAGGGTTCGAAATGGTTTTCAACTGTAGTGCATCAagggagcactttaccaccgagggggtgggacgtagcccagtggtaaaatataaaacggcctgtctaggatcgatccccattggtgggcccgttaggctatttctccctctagccagtgcacaaagctggtataacaaaggctgtggtat encodes the following:
- the LOC121381081 gene encoding uncharacterized protein LOC121381081 isoform X2, with the translated sequence MAWRKCFYRKKRTLILLCCASLFWIVYFLLSLSSPKDKSDIIYENYGGSESRRISMKHVIRQSTKPYVYAAVTVDNKHLVLQEPPNIPHNNEDKSVKNVHVQEVSKTITTKKTLVTSAKEEESNLNNILQIGLHIKNKTLEIGKKMKNKTIEVGEKVKNKTLEHLAVLGIIRQKTPPRFLFEPLRWNLSISFDDIGEIMKDTEFLNKLQPLDLKGPTLSSTKNRTANFTYTMPFHTGYCDCWERYCVCCARISNKRLHLYTTVCSNFTFLSKSQEMDLEIQLNGTLIYKKLISAVDPPLLCLGSHPKVADICIHFFNMTFKVNANHEHKSQLLGCTDFSLNLYNRTIGAHPVDCFQIPGDPNHHHKDMGHVHLLPNWMP
- the LOC121381081 gene encoding uncharacterized protein LOC121381081 isoform X1: MAWRKCFYRKKRTLILLCCASLFWIVYFLLSLSSPKGKDKSDIIYENYGGSESRRISMKHVIRQSTKPYVYAAVTVDNKHLVLQEPPNIPHNNEDKSVKNVHVQEVSKTITTKKTLVTSAKEEESNLNNILQIGLHIKNKTLEIGKKMKNKTIEVGEKVKNKTLEHLAVLGIIRQKTPPRFLFEPLRWNLSISFDDIGEIMKDTEFLNKLQPLDLKGPTLSSTKNRTANFTYTMPFHTGYCDCWERYCVCCARISNKRLHLYTTVCSNFTFLSKSQEMDLEIQLNGTLIYKKLISAVDPPLLCLGSHPKVADICIHFFNMTFKVNANHEHKSQLLGCTDFSLNLYNRTIGAHPVDCFQIPGDPNHHHKDMGHVHLLPNWMP